A region of Nitrospirota bacterium DNA encodes the following proteins:
- the hemG gene encoding protoporphyrinogen oxidase yields the protein MERIAIIGGGISGLSLAWFLLEKDPAAEITIFESEQRPGGKIWTDKAEGFLCEWGVNGFLDNRPKTLELSMKLALEPMRSNDASRKRYIFSQGVLHRLPESPPAFLLSKLLSLRGRLRVMAEPFISGNAKEEETLAEFARRRLGREAYEKLIDPMASGIYAGNPETLSLRACFPKVYDLEKKYGGLIRGMLKLQQEKKRQGSAEKVGAGPGGVLTSYFDGMGELIRSLKTLLGDRLRLGYRAVSIERKGNSYTIHFADNSSFEAGTVIVASPAYAASEMLKNIDRKLSSTLSEIPYPSVSVACLGYKKDKLTADLDAFGYLIPSREKRKILGTLYDSSIFPNRAPEGYALLRIMVGGARASDLAMEPEPRLLQMIRKELSDIIHITAEPDFVRIYRHEMAIPQYTVGHTERLRNIEGSLEKHKNLYLTGNAYRGISVNDCIENSAKLAEKIIEESA from the coding sequence ATGGAAAGAATAGCGATCATCGGCGGCGGCATTTCAGGGCTTTCACTTGCCTGGTTTCTTCTTGAGAAGGACCCTGCTGCTGAAATAACCATTTTTGAGTCTGAGCAGCGGCCCGGCGGGAAGATCTGGACAGACAAGGCAGAAGGTTTTCTCTGCGAATGGGGCGTGAACGGTTTTCTTGACAACAGGCCGAAGACGCTTGAGCTCTCAATGAAACTGGCCCTAGAGCCGATGCGCAGCAATGATGCATCAAGGAAACGGTACATCTTTTCCCAGGGAGTTCTGCATCGTCTGCCTGAGTCTCCGCCTGCCTTTCTTTTATCGAAGCTTCTGAGTCTGCGGGGCAGGTTGAGGGTCATGGCAGAGCCTTTTATTTCTGGCAACGCAAAAGAGGAGGAGACCCTTGCAGAGTTTGCGCGGCGGCGGCTTGGCAGGGAAGCGTATGAGAAACTTATCGATCCTATGGCATCCGGCATTTATGCCGGAAATCCCGAGACCCTGAGCCTCAGGGCATGTTTTCCCAAGGTCTACGACCTTGAAAAGAAATACGGCGGTCTCATCAGGGGTATGCTGAAACTTCAGCAGGAGAAGAAAAGGCAGGGATCAGCAGAAAAGGTAGGCGCAGGGCCCGGAGGCGTGCTTACATCGTATTTTGACGGCATGGGAGAGCTGATACGTTCTCTCAAGACCCTGCTGGGCGACAGGCTGAGGCTTGGGTACCGGGCAGTGTCGATCGAGAGAAAAGGCAACAGTTACACGATCCATTTTGCAGACAATTCTTCTTTTGAGGCCGGGACGGTCATTGTTGCCTCACCTGCGTACGCAGCGTCAGAGATGCTGAAAAATATTGACCGAAAACTATCCAGCACCTTGTCTGAAATACCCTATCCCTCGGTCTCTGTTGCCTGTCTCGGGTATAAGAAGGATAAGCTCACGGCAGACCTTGATGCCTTTGGCTATCTCATCCCTTCCCGCGAAAAGAGGAAGATTCTTGGTACGCTCTATGACTCAAGTATCTTCCCGAACAGGGCGCCGGAAGGGTATGCGCTTTTGAGGATCATGGTGGGCGGCGCGAGGGCCTCGGACCTTGCCATGGAACCGGAACCCCGGCTGCTGCAGATGATCAGAAAGGAACTGTCTGACATCATCCATATTACCGCTGAACCTGATTTTGTCCGCATATACCGGCATGAGATGGCTATCCCCCAGTACACCGTAGGTCATACAGAGCGGCTGAGAAATATAGAGGGGAGCCTGGAAAAGCACAAAAACCTTTATCTGACCGGCAATGCATACCGCGGCATCAGCGTGAATGACTGCATCGAGAACTCCGCAAAGCTTGCGGAAAAGATCATTGAGGAATCTGCCTGA
- the hemH gene encoding ferrochelatase → MGVLLLNLGGPDSLSAVRPFLFNLFSDRDIIRLGPAFLQKPLAWLISSLRSAKTRAAYARIGGRSPIREITLGQARALEDALFESRITSHALRIPVFVGMRYWQPLLEDVVQEIHRQGVEKLVILSLYPHYSVATTGSSLSYLRKILTSYPAIKTCEIMSWYDHPLYIGALAEKIEKGLTTFCASPLAADISPADVHLLFSAHSLPRKFVEEGDPYVDHTMATIKAVTARFSNPWKLSYQSKSGPVAWLEPSTEQMLEEMASQGVKNLLAVPISFVSDHIETLYEIDMLYKDMAAGLGIRLERAESLNLSPVFISALRDIAVQGMKEAGWKE, encoded by the coding sequence ATAGGAGTTCTCCTTCTCAATCTCGGCGGTCCTGACTCGCTTTCTGCAGTACGGCCGTTCCTTTTTAATCTCTTTTCCGACCGGGATATCATCAGGCTCGGCCCTGCATTTCTTCAGAAACCCCTTGCATGGCTGATCTCATCCCTTCGGTCAGCTAAGACAAGAGCTGCCTATGCACGTATTGGCGGAAGGTCCCCGATCAGGGAGATCACGCTTGGACAGGCAAGGGCGCTGGAAGATGCTTTGTTCGAATCACGGATCACGAGTCATGCATTACGAATTCCCGTTTTCGTCGGTATGAGGTACTGGCAACCGCTCCTTGAGGATGTTGTGCAGGAAATTCATAGGCAGGGAGTCGAGAAGCTCGTAATCCTGAGTCTCTATCCTCACTACTCTGTAGCAACCACGGGTTCTTCACTTTCTTACCTGAGGAAGATCCTCACCTCCTATCCGGCGATCAAGACCTGTGAGATCATGTCCTGGTATGATCATCCTCTGTATATTGGCGCTCTTGCAGAAAAGATAGAGAAAGGTCTGACGACTTTTTGCGCTTCACCCCTCGCCGCTGATATCTCGCCGGCAGACGTTCATCTTTTGTTCAGTGCACACAGCCTTCCCAGAAAGTTCGTTGAGGAAGGAGATCCCTATGTTGACCATACCATGGCGACGATCAAGGCAGTGACCGCACGGTTCAGTAATCCGTGGAAACTCTCCTATCAATCAAAGAGCGGGCCTGTGGCATGGCTGGAACCGTCCACTGAGCAGATGCTTGAGGAGATGGCATCCCAGGGGGTCAAGAACCTGCTTGCCGTGCCGATCAGCTTTGTCTCTGACCACATCGAGACCCTGTATGAAATCGATATGCTCTATAAGGATATGGCCGCCGGACTTGGTATTAGGCTGGAGCGGGCAGAGTCTTTGAATCTGTCCCCCGTATTTATCTCGGCTCTGAGGGACATTGCTGTTCAAGGGATGAAGGAGGCAGGATGGAAAGAATAG
- a CDS encoding response regulator, giving the protein MADKKKILVVDDEEQNVKLLSSLLRAEGYETETASNGREAVEKVKAGSPDLVLLDIMMPDMDGYEACSLIKSDPESANTPVVIVSALSDRESKLRGLEVSANEFLTKPIDRIELILRVKNLLRIKEYEDFVIRHNQVLEQEVRKRTYELQIAMDDIEAAHQEIKSSYIETIYRLTLAAEFKDEDTATHIKRISYYCKVLAENIGQSEVFCETIFYAGPMHDIGKIGIPDNILLKPGKLTSEEFEIIKSHTTIGARILSNSSSEFLAAAEVVALTHHERWDGTGYPRGLKGEDIPVIGRIMNIVDQYDSLRSKRPYKVPFSHEQTCDIIIKGDGRTRPEHFDPKIHAAFRDAADEFNRIFEGYQD; this is encoded by the coding sequence ATGGCGGATAAGAAGAAGATCCTGGTGGTCGATGACGAAGAGCAGAATGTCAAACTGCTCAGTTCCCTGTTGCGGGCAGAGGGATATGAGACCGAGACAGCCTCAAACGGCAGGGAGGCGGTCGAGAAGGTGAAGGCCGGTTCCCCGGACCTGGTGCTGCTCGATATCATGATGCCCGATATGGATGGTTACGAGGCCTGCAGTCTGATCAAGAGCGACCCTGAATCGGCGAATACCCCGGTGGTGATCGTCTCGGCTCTGAGCGACAGGGAGTCGAAACTCCGGGGTCTTGAGGTCTCTGCAAACGAGTTTCTGACCAAGCCGATCGACAGGATAGAACTGATCCTGAGGGTCAAGAATCTCCTCAGGATCAAGGAATACGAGGACTTTGTAATAAGGCATAACCAGGTGCTTGAGCAGGAGGTCAGGAAGAGGACCTATGAGCTTCAGATCGCGATGGATGATATTGAGGCCGCCCACCAGGAGATCAAGAGCAGCTACATCGAGACCATCTACCGGCTTACGCTTGCTGCCGAATTCAAGGACGAGGATACGGCCACGCATATCAAGCGCATAAGTTACTACTGCAAGGTTCTGGCTGAGAATATAGGACAGTCGGAAGTGTTCTGTGAGACCATCTTTTATGCAGGTCCCATGCACGATATCGGCAAGATCGGGATTCCCGACAATATTCTTCTGAAGCCCGGGAAACTGACGTCCGAGGAGTTCGAGATCATCAAATCGCACACGACCATAGGCGCCCGAATACTGAGCAATTCATCATCAGAATTCCTTGCTGCTGCAGAGGTGGTGGCCCTCACGCATCATGAGCGATGGGACGGGACCGGTTATCCCCGGGGGCTGAAGGGTGAGGATATCCCTGTTATTGGAAGGATCATGAATATTGTTGACCAGTATGACTCTCTGCGGTCCAAGCGGCCGTACAAGGTCCCCTTCAGCCATGAGCAGACCTGTGACATTATCATAAAAGGCGACGGCCGGACCAGGCCCGAGCATTTTGATCCGAAGATACACGCCGCCTTCCGAGATGCGGCCGATGAGTTCAACCGGATATTCGAAGGATATCAAGACTGA
- a CDS encoding HAMP domain-containing protein, producing MTFFTSITHKIIFICMLFLSILGLYLYADLSTVRRLGSEAVRINFASQLRFRSYEMAWLAQRAVERGVEKMDEAARSGLSARLRREIGMFDRILNDIREGNRQEGLERLIHKEAVVLFSDIVAQWSGTMRPALAAVADLPPDAAEDDARRVLAPFDKGLAIFAGKVEKLLTHLNDDHHQEIKKFEVVRLFVYMFFIAASGFVILFVRHSIAGPLRSLRNAAKQIEAGRYDVHVEVATADEIGELGQAFNRMSEEIAAAFGEVSWHTEDVMALNRAMNTFVGLQREEDLYKAICENARELFGLRAAWIGLLNAGNRNVGIAAHAGLDDGYLERIRVTWDGSAYGMGPEGTAIKTNLPQIINDMEIADTSLPGIEAALKQGYRSCMVQPLICANCAVIGEMVFYSEQKDHFTANMSDLCQIFASHAASVIENVILLKDLEAKVEERTEKLQDALLLAESANMAKSSFLANMSHDLRTPLNAIIGFSEAMSQGIYGEIREDHKEYLGYIYQSGIKLLKLINEVLDLSKIETGSLELDYSECNISDILNNALYIFREKAKKHRIGITVQIAADTRSLTIDENKIKQVIVSLLTDAINATPDSGTILIETAKVPCHSAGLSGSDDIEGAPDKDQVCSEPDCIQVTITDSRPGLTNEERSRFFDPYKEFDAVLDRKQENVALLLSKRYVDIHGGRIWAEGLPPASETGGSSEGNRFIFVLPERP from the coding sequence ATGACTTTTTTCACGTCCATAACACATAAGATCATCTTTATCTGCATGCTTTTTTTATCCATCCTCGGCTTATATTTATATGCCGATCTTTCTACGGTGCGCCGCCTTGGCAGTGAGGCTGTCAGGATCAATTTCGCTTCGCAGCTCAGGTTCCGTTCCTATGAGATGGCCTGGCTCGCCCAAAGAGCGGTCGAGAGGGGAGTGGAGAAGATGGATGAAGCGGCGAGGAGTGGTCTGTCTGCCCGCCTTCGCCGTGAGATCGGGATGTTTGACCGGATACTGAACGACATCAGGGAAGGCAACCGCCAGGAAGGTCTTGAGAGGCTCATACATAAAGAGGCCGTGGTGCTGTTTTCGGACATTGTTGCTCAATGGTCAGGGACCATGAGACCAGCCCTCGCTGCAGTTGCCGATCTTCCTCCTGATGCTGCGGAAGACGACGCAAGACGTGTATTGGCCCCTTTTGATAAGGGGCTTGCTATTTTCGCGGGAAAGGTGGAAAAGCTCCTTACTCACCTGAACGACGACCATCATCAAGAGATAAAGAAATTCGAAGTGGTCAGGCTGTTTGTCTATATGTTTTTTATTGCCGCGTCCGGGTTTGTCATTTTATTTGTCCGGCATAGCATTGCCGGGCCTCTCAGATCCCTGCGCAACGCTGCGAAGCAGATAGAAGCCGGGCGATATGACGTGCATGTGGAGGTAGCGACGGCTGACGAGATCGGGGAGCTCGGCCAGGCCTTTAACCGCATGTCGGAAGAGATCGCAGCTGCGTTTGGAGAGGTCTCCTGGCACACGGAGGACGTCATGGCCCTGAACAGGGCCATGAACACGTTTGTCGGCCTGCAAAGAGAGGAAGACCTGTATAAGGCCATCTGCGAGAATGCCCGTGAGCTTTTCGGACTCAGGGCGGCATGGATCGGTCTGCTGAATGCAGGGAACCGTAATGTCGGGATTGCTGCCCACGCAGGACTTGACGATGGATATCTCGAGCGCATCAGAGTTACCTGGGACGGTTCAGCATACGGCATGGGACCTGAGGGAACAGCGATCAAGACGAATCTGCCTCAGATCATCAATGATATGGAGATTGCCGATACTTCCCTGCCGGGGATCGAGGCGGCTCTCAAGCAGGGTTACCGGTCCTGCATGGTCCAACCCCTGATCTGCGCGAACTGCGCAGTGATCGGCGAGATGGTTTTTTACAGCGAACAGAAAGACCACTTTACTGCCAATATGTCAGATCTCTGTCAAATATTTGCCAGCCATGCGGCCTCGGTCATAGAAAATGTCATCCTGCTGAAGGACCTTGAAGCCAAGGTGGAAGAGAGGACCGAGAAGCTGCAGGATGCCCTGCTGCTGGCCGAAAGCGCAAACATGGCAAAGTCGTCCTTTCTTGCCAATATGTCCCATGATCTGAGAACTCCTTTGAATGCCATCATCGGTTTTTCTGAGGCCATGTCACAGGGGATATACGGCGAGATTAGGGAGGACCATAAGGAATACCTTGGATATATTTACCAGAGCGGCATAAAACTCCTGAAGCTTATCAATGAGGTGCTGGATCTCAGCAAGATCGAGACGGGCAGTCTGGAACTTGATTACTCTGAATGCAATATCAGCGATATACTTAACAATGCCCTCTATATCTTCCGGGAGAAGGCTAAGAAACACCGGATCGGCATAACCGTGCAGATTGCTGCAGATACCCGATCATTGACCATCGACGAGAACAAGATCAAACAGGTAATTGTCAGCCTGCTTACGGATGCCATAAACGCAACGCCTGACAGCGGGACGATCCTGATAGAGACGGCAAAGGTGCCCTGTCACAGTGCAGGGTTGTCCGGTTCCGACGACATCGAAGGTGCTCCTGACAAAGACCAGGTCTGTTCTGAACCGGACTGCATACAGGTAACGATCACGGATTCAAGACCGGGCCTGACCAACGAAGAACGTTCGCGGTTTTTTGATCCTTACAAAGAGTTTGATGCTGTGCTCGACAGGAAGCAGGAGAATGTGGCGTTGCTGCTGAGCAAACGGTATGTGGATATTCATGGGGGCAGGATATGGGCCGAGGGTCTGCCGCCGGCATCGGAGACTGGCGGATCGTCTGAAGGCAACCGGTTTATTTTCGTATTGCCAGAGCGGCCGTGA